In the genome of Denticeps clupeoides chromosome 13, fDenClu1.1, whole genome shotgun sequence, one region contains:
- the exoc1 gene encoding exocyst complex component 1 isoform X4: MTAIKHSLQRDIFTPNDERLLSIVNVCKAGKKKKNCFLCATVTTERPVQVKVVKVKKSDKGDFYKRQMAWELRDLTEVDAKDANKENPEFDLHFEKVYRWVASSTAEKNSFISCIWKLNQRYLRKKVEFVNVSAQLLEELPKAEESVPSGENQSVAGGDEDALDDYQELNAREEQDIEGMMEVCEYAISNAEAFAEKLSSELQVLDGANIQSIMASEKQVNILMHLLDEALAEVDTIEGKLSSYEEMLQSVKEQMDQISQSNRIIQISSTNNHKLLGEIEFLVNHMDLSKGHIKALQDGDLSSPKGIEACINASEALLQCMNVALRPGHEKLTAVKQQQQLFCELRDTFARRLTNHLNNVFVHQGHDQSSTLAQNTAELTLPKHHPLHRDLLRYAKLMEWLKSTQREKYEGLSRTYVDYMTRLYDREIKDFFEVAKIKMAGTTKEGKNKFATLPRKESALKQETESLHGSSGKLTGSTSSLNKLAVQGSNSRRSQSSSLLDMGNMSASDLDVADRTKFDKIFEQVLSELEPLCLAEQDFIIKFFKLQQQPALAQAETDDTDGAIQTKPSASEHRNSMSNEKDMVRMMMTKIFACIEMELNSLIALGDKIDTFNSLYMLVKMSHHVWTAENVDPASYLSTTLGNVLVTVKRNFDKCIFGQIKQMEEVKISKKSKVGILPFVTSFEEFAELAETIFRNAERRGDLDKAYVKLIRAIFTNVEKVANESQKTPRDVVMMENFHHIFSTLSRLKISCLEAERREAKHKYTDYLQAYVINSLGQPLEKLNHFFEGVEARVAQGVREEEVSYQLAFNKQELRKVIKEYPGKEVKKGLDNLYKKVDKHLCEEESLLQVVWHSMQDEFIRQYKHFEGLIGRCYPGSGITMEFTIQDMLEYFSSIAQSH; encoded by the exons ATGACAGCCATAAAGCATTCCCTCCAGCGAGACATCTTCACACCAAATGATGAACGCCTTCTCAGCATTGTCAacgtgtgcaaagcaggaaagaagaagaagaattgtTTTCTTTGTGCCACAG TCACCACTGAACGACCAGTGCAGGTCAAAGTGGTTAAAGTGAAGAAGTCAGACAAAGGGGACTTCTACAAGCGACAGATGGCGTGGGAGCTGCGAGATCTAACCGAAGTAGATGCCAAAGATGCCAACAAG GAAAACCCGGAGTTTGACCTTCACTTTGAGAAAGTGTACCGCTGGGTGGCAAGCAGCACGGCAGAGAAGAattcttttatttcatgtatCTGGAAGCTTAATCAGCGCTACCTCAGAAAGAAGGTGGAGTTTGTCAACGTTAGCGCCCAACTGCTTGAAG AGCTTCCTAAAGCTGAAG AGTCTGTGCCTAGTGGTGAGAACCAAAGTGTGGCGGGAGGCGACGAGGATGCCCTCGACGATTACCAGGAGCTGAATGCCCGTGAAGAGCAGGACATTGAGGGGATGATGGAAGTGTGTGAGTACGCCATCTCCAATGCAGAGGCCTTTGCTGAGAAACTGTCCAGTGAGCTGCAGGTCTTGGATGGG GCAAACATCCAGTCCATCATGGCATCAGAGAAACAGGTGAATATCCTGATGCATCTGCTGGATGAAGCCCTGGCCGAAGTGGACACCATTGAGGGGAAGCTAAGCAGCTATGAAGAGATGCTGCAGAGTGTTAAAGAACAAATGGACCAAATCTCCCAGAGCAACCGCATCATCCAGATTAGCAGCACTAACAACCACAAGCTGCTGGGAGAGATCGAGTTCTTAGTG AACCACATGGATCTATCTAAGGGGCATATTAAAGCACTGCAAGACGGGGACCTGTCCTCCCCCAAAGGCATCGAAGCCTGCATCAATGCGTCAGAGGCTCTTCTCCAGTGCATGAATGTAGCACTCAGGCCAG GGCATGAGAAGCTGACTGcagtgaagcagcagcagcagctcttctgTGAGCTCAGAGACACCTTTGCCCGACGCCTGACAAACCACCTCAACAATGTATTTGTCCATCAG GGTCATGATCAGAGCTCTACACTTGCCCAGAACACAGCCGAACTCACCCTGCCCAAACACCACCCTCTACACAGGGACCTACTGCGATATGCCAAACTCATGGAGTGGTTGAAGAGTACACAGAGGGAGAAGTATGAGGGCCTGTCCAGG ACATATGTTGATTATATGACGAGATTATATGACAGGGAGATCAAAGATTTCTTTgaagtggcaaaaataaaaatggctggCACTACCAAAGAAGGAAAGAACAAGTTTG CCACGCTTCCGCGGAAAGAGAGTGCTCTCAAACAGGAGACGGAAA GCCTTCATGGCAGCTCCGGGAAACTCACAGGCTCCACCTCCAGTCTGAATAAGTTGGCAGTGCAGGGCTCTAACAGCAGGAGGTCACAGTCCTCCTCCCTGTTGGACATGGGCAACATGTCTGCTTCTGACCTAGATGTAGCAGACAGGACCAAGTTTGACAAG ATATTTGAGCAGGTTCTCAGTGAGTTGGAGCCTCTGTGCCTAGCTGAGCAAGACTTCATCATCAAGTTTTtcaagctgcagcagcagcctgcATTAGCGCAG GCCGAGACAGATGACACAGATGGAGCCATTCAGACCAAGCCCTCAGCCAGTGAACACAGAAATTCTATGTCCAATGA GAAGGACATGGTTCGTATGATGATGACCAAGATCTTCGCCTGTATTGAGATGGAACTGAACAGCCTAATTGCTCTGGGTGATAAGATTGACACCTTCAATTCACTGTACATGCTAGTTAAAATGAGTCACCATGTGTGGACAGCAGAAAACGTGGACCCTGCCTCCTATCTTAGCACCACTCTCGGCAATGTGCTGGTTACAGTAAAGAGGAACTTTGACAAGTGCATA TTTGGTCAGATCAAGCAGATGGAGGAGGTGAAAATCTCTAAGAAAAGTAAGGTCGGCATCCTGCCGTTTGTGACTAGCTTTGAAGAGTTCGCCGAACTGGCAGAGACCATCTTTCGCAATGCCGAGAGGCGAGGGGATCTGGACAAAGCCTATGTCAAACTCATCAGAGCAATCTTTACCAACG TGGAGAAGGTGGCCAACGAGAGTCAGAAGACACCACGCGATGTGGTGATGATGGAGAACTTCCACCACATCTTTTCCACTCTGTCGCGTCTCAAAATATCCTGCCTGGAGGCAGAGCGCCGCGAAGCGAAGCACAAGTACACAGACTACCTTCAGGCTTACGTCATAAACTCGCTGGGCCAGCCACTGGAGAAACTGAAC CACTTTTTTGAAGGTGTGGAGGCTCGTGTGGCTCAAGGCGTGCGAGAGGAGGAGGTGAGCTACCAACTTGCCTTCAATAAGCAGGAGCTGCGCAAAGTCATCAAAGAGTACCCAGGCAAAGAGGTGAAAAAGGGTCTGGACAACCTGTACAAGAAAGTAGACAAACACCTCTGTGAGGAGGAAAGTTTACTTCAG GTGGTGTGGCACTCCATGCAGGATGAGTTCATCCGGCAGTACAAGCACTTTGAGGGACTGATCGGCCGCTGCTATCCGGGCTCCGGAATAACCATGGAATTTACCATTCAGGACATGCTAGAGTACTTCTCTAGCATTGCCCAGTctcactaa
- the exoc1 gene encoding exocyst complex component 1 isoform X5 codes for MTAIKHSLQRDIFTPNDERLLSIVNVCKAGKKKKNCFLCATVTTERPVQVKVVKVKKSDKGDFYKRQMAWELRDLTEVDAKDANKENPEFDLHFEKVYRWVASSTAEKNSFISCIWKLNQRYLRKKVEFVNVSAQLLEESVPSGENQSVAGGDEDALDDYQELNAREEQDIEGMMEVCEYAISNAEAFAEKLSSELQVLDGANIQSIMASEKQVNILMHLLDEALAEVDTIEGKLSSYEEMLQSVKEQMDQISQSNRIIQISSTNNHKLLGEIEFLVNHMDLSKGHIKALQDGDLSSPKGIEACINASEALLQCMNVALRPGHEKLTAVKQQQQLFCELRDTFARRLTNHLNNVFVHQGHDQSSTLAQNTAELTLPKHHPLHRDLLRYAKLMEWLKSTQREKYEGLSRTYVDYMTRLYDREIKDFFEVAKIKMAGTTKEGKNKFATLPRKESALKQETESLHGSSGKLTGSTSSLNKLAVQGSNSRRSQSSSLLDMGNMSASDLDVADRTKFDKIFEQVLSELEPLCLAEQDFIIKFFKLQQQPALAQAETDDTDGAIQTKPSASEHRNSMSNEKDMVRMMMTKIFACIEMELNSLIALGDKIDTFNSLYMLVKMSHHVWTAENVDPASYLSTTLGNVLVTVKRNFDKCIFGQIKQMEEVKISKKSKVGILPFVTSFEEFAELAETIFRNAERRGDLDKAYVKLIRAIFTNVEKVANESQKTPRDVVMMENFHHIFSTLSRLKISCLEAERREAKHKYTDYLQAYVINSLGQPLEKLNHFFEGVEARVAQGVREEEVSYQLAFNKQELRKVIKEYPGKEVKKGLDNLYKKVDKHLCEEESLLQVVWHSMQDEFIRQYKHFEGLIGRCYPGSGITMEFTIQDMLEYFSSIAQSH; via the exons ATGACAGCCATAAAGCATTCCCTCCAGCGAGACATCTTCACACCAAATGATGAACGCCTTCTCAGCATTGTCAacgtgtgcaaagcaggaaagaagaagaagaattgtTTTCTTTGTGCCACAG TCACCACTGAACGACCAGTGCAGGTCAAAGTGGTTAAAGTGAAGAAGTCAGACAAAGGGGACTTCTACAAGCGACAGATGGCGTGGGAGCTGCGAGATCTAACCGAAGTAGATGCCAAAGATGCCAACAAG GAAAACCCGGAGTTTGACCTTCACTTTGAGAAAGTGTACCGCTGGGTGGCAAGCAGCACGGCAGAGAAGAattcttttatttcatgtatCTGGAAGCTTAATCAGCGCTACCTCAGAAAGAAGGTGGAGTTTGTCAACGTTAGCGCCCAACTGCTTGAAG AGTCTGTGCCTAGTGGTGAGAACCAAAGTGTGGCGGGAGGCGACGAGGATGCCCTCGACGATTACCAGGAGCTGAATGCCCGTGAAGAGCAGGACATTGAGGGGATGATGGAAGTGTGTGAGTACGCCATCTCCAATGCAGAGGCCTTTGCTGAGAAACTGTCCAGTGAGCTGCAGGTCTTGGATGGG GCAAACATCCAGTCCATCATGGCATCAGAGAAACAGGTGAATATCCTGATGCATCTGCTGGATGAAGCCCTGGCCGAAGTGGACACCATTGAGGGGAAGCTAAGCAGCTATGAAGAGATGCTGCAGAGTGTTAAAGAACAAATGGACCAAATCTCCCAGAGCAACCGCATCATCCAGATTAGCAGCACTAACAACCACAAGCTGCTGGGAGAGATCGAGTTCTTAGTG AACCACATGGATCTATCTAAGGGGCATATTAAAGCACTGCAAGACGGGGACCTGTCCTCCCCCAAAGGCATCGAAGCCTGCATCAATGCGTCAGAGGCTCTTCTCCAGTGCATGAATGTAGCACTCAGGCCAG GGCATGAGAAGCTGACTGcagtgaagcagcagcagcagctcttctgTGAGCTCAGAGACACCTTTGCCCGACGCCTGACAAACCACCTCAACAATGTATTTGTCCATCAG GGTCATGATCAGAGCTCTACACTTGCCCAGAACACAGCCGAACTCACCCTGCCCAAACACCACCCTCTACACAGGGACCTACTGCGATATGCCAAACTCATGGAGTGGTTGAAGAGTACACAGAGGGAGAAGTATGAGGGCCTGTCCAGG ACATATGTTGATTATATGACGAGATTATATGACAGGGAGATCAAAGATTTCTTTgaagtggcaaaaataaaaatggctggCACTACCAAAGAAGGAAAGAACAAGTTTG CCACGCTTCCGCGGAAAGAGAGTGCTCTCAAACAGGAGACGGAAA GCCTTCATGGCAGCTCCGGGAAACTCACAGGCTCCACCTCCAGTCTGAATAAGTTGGCAGTGCAGGGCTCTAACAGCAGGAGGTCACAGTCCTCCTCCCTGTTGGACATGGGCAACATGTCTGCTTCTGACCTAGATGTAGCAGACAGGACCAAGTTTGACAAG ATATTTGAGCAGGTTCTCAGTGAGTTGGAGCCTCTGTGCCTAGCTGAGCAAGACTTCATCATCAAGTTTTtcaagctgcagcagcagcctgcATTAGCGCAG GCCGAGACAGATGACACAGATGGAGCCATTCAGACCAAGCCCTCAGCCAGTGAACACAGAAATTCTATGTCCAATGA GAAGGACATGGTTCGTATGATGATGACCAAGATCTTCGCCTGTATTGAGATGGAACTGAACAGCCTAATTGCTCTGGGTGATAAGATTGACACCTTCAATTCACTGTACATGCTAGTTAAAATGAGTCACCATGTGTGGACAGCAGAAAACGTGGACCCTGCCTCCTATCTTAGCACCACTCTCGGCAATGTGCTGGTTACAGTAAAGAGGAACTTTGACAAGTGCATA TTTGGTCAGATCAAGCAGATGGAGGAGGTGAAAATCTCTAAGAAAAGTAAGGTCGGCATCCTGCCGTTTGTGACTAGCTTTGAAGAGTTCGCCGAACTGGCAGAGACCATCTTTCGCAATGCCGAGAGGCGAGGGGATCTGGACAAAGCCTATGTCAAACTCATCAGAGCAATCTTTACCAACG TGGAGAAGGTGGCCAACGAGAGTCAGAAGACACCACGCGATGTGGTGATGATGGAGAACTTCCACCACATCTTTTCCACTCTGTCGCGTCTCAAAATATCCTGCCTGGAGGCAGAGCGCCGCGAAGCGAAGCACAAGTACACAGACTACCTTCAGGCTTACGTCATAAACTCGCTGGGCCAGCCACTGGAGAAACTGAAC CACTTTTTTGAAGGTGTGGAGGCTCGTGTGGCTCAAGGCGTGCGAGAGGAGGAGGTGAGCTACCAACTTGCCTTCAATAAGCAGGAGCTGCGCAAAGTCATCAAAGAGTACCCAGGCAAAGAGGTGAAAAAGGGTCTGGACAACCTGTACAAGAAAGTAGACAAACACCTCTGTGAGGAGGAAAGTTTACTTCAG GTGGTGTGGCACTCCATGCAGGATGAGTTCATCCGGCAGTACAAGCACTTTGAGGGACTGATCGGCCGCTGCTATCCGGGCTCCGGAATAACCATGGAATTTACCATTCAGGACATGCTAGAGTACTTCTCTAGCATTGCCCAGTctcactaa
- the exoc1 gene encoding exocyst complex component 1 isoform X6, giving the protein MTAIKHSLQRDIFTPNDERLLSIVNVCKAGKKKKNCFLCATVTTERPVQVKVVKVKKSDKGDFYKRQMAWELRDLTEVDAKDANKENPEFDLHFEKVYRWVASSTAEKNSFISCIWKLNQRYLRKKVEFVNVSAQLLEESVPSGENQSVAGGDEDALDDYQELNAREEQDIEGMMEVCEYAISNAEAFAEKLSSELQVLDGANIQSIMASEKQVNILMHLLDEALAEVDTIEGKLSSYEEMLQSVKEQMDQISQSNRIIQISSTNNHKLLGEIEFLVNHMDLSKGHIKALQDGDLSSPKGIEACINASEALLQCMNVALRPGHEKLTAVKQQQQLFCELRDTFARRLTNHLNNVFVHQGHDQSSTLAQNTAELTLPKHHPLHRDLLRYAKLMEWLKSTQREKYEGLSRTYVDYMTRLYDREIKDFFEVAKIKMAGTTKEGKNKFGLHGSSGKLTGSTSSLNKLAVQGSNSRRSQSSSLLDMGNMSASDLDVADRTKFDKIFEQVLSELEPLCLAEQDFIIKFFKLQQQPALAQAETDDTDGAIQTKPSASEHRNSMSNEKDMVRMMMTKIFACIEMELNSLIALGDKIDTFNSLYMLVKMSHHVWTAENVDPASYLSTTLGNVLVTVKRNFDKCIFGQIKQMEEVKISKKSKVGILPFVTSFEEFAELAETIFRNAERRGDLDKAYVKLIRAIFTNVEKVANESQKTPRDVVMMENFHHIFSTLSRLKISCLEAERREAKHKYTDYLQAYVINSLGQPLEKLNHFFEGVEARVAQGVREEEVSYQLAFNKQELRKVIKEYPGKEVKKGLDNLYKKVDKHLCEEESLLQVVWHSMQDEFIRQYKHFEGLIGRCYPGSGITMEFTIQDMLEYFSSIAQSH; this is encoded by the exons ATGACAGCCATAAAGCATTCCCTCCAGCGAGACATCTTCACACCAAATGATGAACGCCTTCTCAGCATTGTCAacgtgtgcaaagcaggaaagaagaagaagaattgtTTTCTTTGTGCCACAG TCACCACTGAACGACCAGTGCAGGTCAAAGTGGTTAAAGTGAAGAAGTCAGACAAAGGGGACTTCTACAAGCGACAGATGGCGTGGGAGCTGCGAGATCTAACCGAAGTAGATGCCAAAGATGCCAACAAG GAAAACCCGGAGTTTGACCTTCACTTTGAGAAAGTGTACCGCTGGGTGGCAAGCAGCACGGCAGAGAAGAattcttttatttcatgtatCTGGAAGCTTAATCAGCGCTACCTCAGAAAGAAGGTGGAGTTTGTCAACGTTAGCGCCCAACTGCTTGAAG AGTCTGTGCCTAGTGGTGAGAACCAAAGTGTGGCGGGAGGCGACGAGGATGCCCTCGACGATTACCAGGAGCTGAATGCCCGTGAAGAGCAGGACATTGAGGGGATGATGGAAGTGTGTGAGTACGCCATCTCCAATGCAGAGGCCTTTGCTGAGAAACTGTCCAGTGAGCTGCAGGTCTTGGATGGG GCAAACATCCAGTCCATCATGGCATCAGAGAAACAGGTGAATATCCTGATGCATCTGCTGGATGAAGCCCTGGCCGAAGTGGACACCATTGAGGGGAAGCTAAGCAGCTATGAAGAGATGCTGCAGAGTGTTAAAGAACAAATGGACCAAATCTCCCAGAGCAACCGCATCATCCAGATTAGCAGCACTAACAACCACAAGCTGCTGGGAGAGATCGAGTTCTTAGTG AACCACATGGATCTATCTAAGGGGCATATTAAAGCACTGCAAGACGGGGACCTGTCCTCCCCCAAAGGCATCGAAGCCTGCATCAATGCGTCAGAGGCTCTTCTCCAGTGCATGAATGTAGCACTCAGGCCAG GGCATGAGAAGCTGACTGcagtgaagcagcagcagcagctcttctgTGAGCTCAGAGACACCTTTGCCCGACGCCTGACAAACCACCTCAACAATGTATTTGTCCATCAG GGTCATGATCAGAGCTCTACACTTGCCCAGAACACAGCCGAACTCACCCTGCCCAAACACCACCCTCTACACAGGGACCTACTGCGATATGCCAAACTCATGGAGTGGTTGAAGAGTACACAGAGGGAGAAGTATGAGGGCCTGTCCAGG ACATATGTTGATTATATGACGAGATTATATGACAGGGAGATCAAAGATTTCTTTgaagtggcaaaaataaaaatggctggCACTACCAAAGAAGGAAAGAACAAGTTTG GCCTTCATGGCAGCTCCGGGAAACTCACAGGCTCCACCTCCAGTCTGAATAAGTTGGCAGTGCAGGGCTCTAACAGCAGGAGGTCACAGTCCTCCTCCCTGTTGGACATGGGCAACATGTCTGCTTCTGACCTAGATGTAGCAGACAGGACCAAGTTTGACAAG ATATTTGAGCAGGTTCTCAGTGAGTTGGAGCCTCTGTGCCTAGCTGAGCAAGACTTCATCATCAAGTTTTtcaagctgcagcagcagcctgcATTAGCGCAG GCCGAGACAGATGACACAGATGGAGCCATTCAGACCAAGCCCTCAGCCAGTGAACACAGAAATTCTATGTCCAATGA GAAGGACATGGTTCGTATGATGATGACCAAGATCTTCGCCTGTATTGAGATGGAACTGAACAGCCTAATTGCTCTGGGTGATAAGATTGACACCTTCAATTCACTGTACATGCTAGTTAAAATGAGTCACCATGTGTGGACAGCAGAAAACGTGGACCCTGCCTCCTATCTTAGCACCACTCTCGGCAATGTGCTGGTTACAGTAAAGAGGAACTTTGACAAGTGCATA TTTGGTCAGATCAAGCAGATGGAGGAGGTGAAAATCTCTAAGAAAAGTAAGGTCGGCATCCTGCCGTTTGTGACTAGCTTTGAAGAGTTCGCCGAACTGGCAGAGACCATCTTTCGCAATGCCGAGAGGCGAGGGGATCTGGACAAAGCCTATGTCAAACTCATCAGAGCAATCTTTACCAACG TGGAGAAGGTGGCCAACGAGAGTCAGAAGACACCACGCGATGTGGTGATGATGGAGAACTTCCACCACATCTTTTCCACTCTGTCGCGTCTCAAAATATCCTGCCTGGAGGCAGAGCGCCGCGAAGCGAAGCACAAGTACACAGACTACCTTCAGGCTTACGTCATAAACTCGCTGGGCCAGCCACTGGAGAAACTGAAC CACTTTTTTGAAGGTGTGGAGGCTCGTGTGGCTCAAGGCGTGCGAGAGGAGGAGGTGAGCTACCAACTTGCCTTCAATAAGCAGGAGCTGCGCAAAGTCATCAAAGAGTACCCAGGCAAAGAGGTGAAAAAGGGTCTGGACAACCTGTACAAGAAAGTAGACAAACACCTCTGTGAGGAGGAAAGTTTACTTCAG GTGGTGTGGCACTCCATGCAGGATGAGTTCATCCGGCAGTACAAGCACTTTGAGGGACTGATCGGCCGCTGCTATCCGGGCTCCGGAATAACCATGGAATTTACCATTCAGGACATGCTAGAGTACTTCTCTAGCATTGCCCAGTctcactaa
- the exoc1 gene encoding exocyst complex component 1 isoform X2 produces the protein MTAIKHSLQRDIFTPNDERLLSIVNVCKAGKKKKNCFLCATVTTERPVQVKVVKVKKSDKGDFYKRQMAWELRDLTEVDAKDANKENPEFDLHFEKVYRWVASSTAEKNSFISCIWKLNQRYLRKKVEFVNVSAQLLEESVPSGENQSVAGGDEDALDDYQELNAREEQDIEGMMEVCEYAISNAEAFAEKLSSELQVLDGANIQSIMASEKQVNILMHLLDEALAEVDTIEGKLSSYEEMLQSVKEQMDQISQSNRIIQISSTNNHKLLGEIEFLVNHMDLSKGHIKALQDGDLSSPKGIEACINASEALLQCMNVALRPGHEKLTAVKQQQQLFCELRDTFARRLTNHLNNVFVHQFNHFSHFKMTIPQFYRSSCLSLPGHDQSSTLAQNTAELTLPKHHPLHRDLLRYAKLMEWLKSTQREKYEGLSRTYVDYMTRLYDREIKDFFEVAKIKMAGTTKEGKNKFATLPRKESALKQETESLHGSSGKLTGSTSSLNKLAVQGSNSRRSQSSSLLDMGNMSASDLDVADRTKFDKIFEQVLSELEPLCLAEQDFIIKFFKLQQQPALAQAETDDTDGAIQTKPSASEHRNSMSNEKDMVRMMMTKIFACIEMELNSLIALGDKIDTFNSLYMLVKMSHHVWTAENVDPASYLSTTLGNVLVTVKRNFDKCIFGQIKQMEEVKISKKSKVGILPFVTSFEEFAELAETIFRNAERRGDLDKAYVKLIRAIFTNVEKVANESQKTPRDVVMMENFHHIFSTLSRLKISCLEAERREAKHKYTDYLQAYVINSLGQPLEKLNHFFEGVEARVAQGVREEEVSYQLAFNKQELRKVIKEYPGKEVKKGLDNLYKKVDKHLCEEESLLQVVWHSMQDEFIRQYKHFEGLIGRCYPGSGITMEFTIQDMLEYFSSIAQSH, from the exons ATGACAGCCATAAAGCATTCCCTCCAGCGAGACATCTTCACACCAAATGATGAACGCCTTCTCAGCATTGTCAacgtgtgcaaagcaggaaagaagaagaagaattgtTTTCTTTGTGCCACAG TCACCACTGAACGACCAGTGCAGGTCAAAGTGGTTAAAGTGAAGAAGTCAGACAAAGGGGACTTCTACAAGCGACAGATGGCGTGGGAGCTGCGAGATCTAACCGAAGTAGATGCCAAAGATGCCAACAAG GAAAACCCGGAGTTTGACCTTCACTTTGAGAAAGTGTACCGCTGGGTGGCAAGCAGCACGGCAGAGAAGAattcttttatttcatgtatCTGGAAGCTTAATCAGCGCTACCTCAGAAAGAAGGTGGAGTTTGTCAACGTTAGCGCCCAACTGCTTGAAG AGTCTGTGCCTAGTGGTGAGAACCAAAGTGTGGCGGGAGGCGACGAGGATGCCCTCGACGATTACCAGGAGCTGAATGCCCGTGAAGAGCAGGACATTGAGGGGATGATGGAAGTGTGTGAGTACGCCATCTCCAATGCAGAGGCCTTTGCTGAGAAACTGTCCAGTGAGCTGCAGGTCTTGGATGGG GCAAACATCCAGTCCATCATGGCATCAGAGAAACAGGTGAATATCCTGATGCATCTGCTGGATGAAGCCCTGGCCGAAGTGGACACCATTGAGGGGAAGCTAAGCAGCTATGAAGAGATGCTGCAGAGTGTTAAAGAACAAATGGACCAAATCTCCCAGAGCAACCGCATCATCCAGATTAGCAGCACTAACAACCACAAGCTGCTGGGAGAGATCGAGTTCTTAGTG AACCACATGGATCTATCTAAGGGGCATATTAAAGCACTGCAAGACGGGGACCTGTCCTCCCCCAAAGGCATCGAAGCCTGCATCAATGCGTCAGAGGCTCTTCTCCAGTGCATGAATGTAGCACTCAGGCCAG GGCATGAGAAGCTGACTGcagtgaagcagcagcagcagctcttctgTGAGCTCAGAGACACCTTTGCCCGACGCCTGACAAACCACCTCAACAATGTATTTGTCCATCAG tTCAACCACTTCAGTCACTTCAAAATGACCATCCCCCAGTTCTATaggtcttcctgtctgtccctccCT GGTCATGATCAGAGCTCTACACTTGCCCAGAACACAGCCGAACTCACCCTGCCCAAACACCACCCTCTACACAGGGACCTACTGCGATATGCCAAACTCATGGAGTGGTTGAAGAGTACACAGAGGGAGAAGTATGAGGGCCTGTCCAGG ACATATGTTGATTATATGACGAGATTATATGACAGGGAGATCAAAGATTTCTTTgaagtggcaaaaataaaaatggctggCACTACCAAAGAAGGAAAGAACAAGTTTG CCACGCTTCCGCGGAAAGAGAGTGCTCTCAAACAGGAGACGGAAA GCCTTCATGGCAGCTCCGGGAAACTCACAGGCTCCACCTCCAGTCTGAATAAGTTGGCAGTGCAGGGCTCTAACAGCAGGAGGTCACAGTCCTCCTCCCTGTTGGACATGGGCAACATGTCTGCTTCTGACCTAGATGTAGCAGACAGGACCAAGTTTGACAAG ATATTTGAGCAGGTTCTCAGTGAGTTGGAGCCTCTGTGCCTAGCTGAGCAAGACTTCATCATCAAGTTTTtcaagctgcagcagcagcctgcATTAGCGCAG GCCGAGACAGATGACACAGATGGAGCCATTCAGACCAAGCCCTCAGCCAGTGAACACAGAAATTCTATGTCCAATGA GAAGGACATGGTTCGTATGATGATGACCAAGATCTTCGCCTGTATTGAGATGGAACTGAACAGCCTAATTGCTCTGGGTGATAAGATTGACACCTTCAATTCACTGTACATGCTAGTTAAAATGAGTCACCATGTGTGGACAGCAGAAAACGTGGACCCTGCCTCCTATCTTAGCACCACTCTCGGCAATGTGCTGGTTACAGTAAAGAGGAACTTTGACAAGTGCATA TTTGGTCAGATCAAGCAGATGGAGGAGGTGAAAATCTCTAAGAAAAGTAAGGTCGGCATCCTGCCGTTTGTGACTAGCTTTGAAGAGTTCGCCGAACTGGCAGAGACCATCTTTCGCAATGCCGAGAGGCGAGGGGATCTGGACAAAGCCTATGTCAAACTCATCAGAGCAATCTTTACCAACG TGGAGAAGGTGGCCAACGAGAGTCAGAAGACACCACGCGATGTGGTGATGATGGAGAACTTCCACCACATCTTTTCCACTCTGTCGCGTCTCAAAATATCCTGCCTGGAGGCAGAGCGCCGCGAAGCGAAGCACAAGTACACAGACTACCTTCAGGCTTACGTCATAAACTCGCTGGGCCAGCCACTGGAGAAACTGAAC CACTTTTTTGAAGGTGTGGAGGCTCGTGTGGCTCAAGGCGTGCGAGAGGAGGAGGTGAGCTACCAACTTGCCTTCAATAAGCAGGAGCTGCGCAAAGTCATCAAAGAGTACCCAGGCAAAGAGGTGAAAAAGGGTCTGGACAACCTGTACAAGAAAGTAGACAAACACCTCTGTGAGGAGGAAAGTTTACTTCAG GTGGTGTGGCACTCCATGCAGGATGAGTTCATCCGGCAGTACAAGCACTTTGAGGGACTGATCGGCCGCTGCTATCCGGGCTCCGGAATAACCATGGAATTTACCATTCAGGACATGCTAGAGTACTTCTCTAGCATTGCCCAGTctcactaa